In Leifsonia sp. AK011, the genomic stretch TCCCCCGGTAAAGGCGGGAGTGTCGACTCCGTTGATGAGGAGCCCCATTCCCGCGGGCCGCGGGTTGATGATTCGCGCCTTGGGGAGCACGTCGGGGCTGATCGCCCACCGGTCGAAGAAGAGGAGGTCGCGGCCGGTCTTCACCAGCGGCACCCTCGCCGTGTAGACCTGGTCGCCCTGCTGCACCTCGACCGTCACGGCAGCCATCCCGCCCTGGCGGCTTGAGTCCAGCACGCGGTACCCCGAGATCGTGTCGGTGGCACCCGCGTACACACCGTCAACGAGGAAGTAACCGGGGCCGCCGGGGCTCTCCTCGAGTGTTGCCAGTGCCGCCGCGTCATCCCCGGCGATCAGGGCGCCTACGAACCGCGAGGTCACGGCCTCGGGTGTGTGCTGGGAGGAGAACACTGCCGCTGCGACGACGAGACCGGCGATGACCAGCAGCAAAATCGACCCACCCACGATGAGCCCGATCCACAGGCCACGACGCGAGCGGCGCGGCTCCGGCGGGATCACCGCTGCGGGCGGCTCGGGCGGCACCGTCGTGACGCGCTCGGAAGGCTCGATAGGGGGAAGGGGAGGCTGAAGATCGCTCACTCAACCATCATGGCGTACCGCGCGGCCGCTCGTGTCCTGGGCCGTGAGTCGCTCGATCAGTTCGCGGTACCGGGCGGCGGTCTGTTCGACGATCTCCGAAGGGAGCGCGGGAGGCGTGCCGGTCTTGTCCCAGTTCGCGGCGAGCCAGTTGCGCACGATCTGCTTGTCGAAGCTGTCCAGGCGGTCCGCGCCGCCCGCCGCGTAGCGCTCGGCGTCCCAATAACGCGAGCTGTCTGACGTGAGCACCTCGTCCGCGAGCGTCAGTTCACCCGTCGCGGGGTCGGCACCGAACTCGAACTTGGTGTCGGCGAGGATGATGCCGCGCTCCTCCGCGATGGCCGACGCCGTCGTGAACACGGAGAGGGAGGCATCCCGAATCGCCTCGGCAGCCTCGGCGCCGACGAGCTCCACCGTGCGCTCGAACGTGATGTTCTCGTCGTGCTCGCCCATCGGGGCCTTCCACGCCGGCGTGTACAGCGGCTCGGGGAGCCGGTCGCCCTCGGCAAGTCCGGAGGGCAACGGGATGCCGCACACCGTCTGAGTCTCGCGGTACTCGGCCCAACCGCTACCGACGAGGTAGTCGCGCACGACGGCCTCGATCGGGTACATGTCGAGCGACTTCACGAGCATGGCATTGGGTGGAACCTCGGATGCGTCGTCCACGAGGTGGTTTGGTACGGGAAGGTGGGCGAACCACCACAGGCTCAGCTGCGTGAGCAGCTCGCCTTTACCCGGGATGCCCGGCTCGAGCACGTGATCGAATGCACTCACGCGATCACTGGCGACCACGAGCATCCTGCCCGGCTGGTCGGGGTTCTCGTAGAGGTCACGGACCTTGCCCGAGTAGACGTGGTTCCAGCCGGGGAGTGTCACTGCGCGACCCTCGCCGCGATGTCGGTGCGGTAGTGCCCACCCTCGAGGTGGATGGTCTCGAGCGCGGCGTAGGCCTTGCGGCGGGCATCCGTGAAGTCGGAGCCGAGCGCGACGACACTCAGCACGCGACCGCCCGTCGCGATGAACTCGCCATCGACCATCGCGGTGGCTGCGTGGGCGACCGTGACGTCGGTGATCTTGTCGAGGCCCGTGATGCGGCGACCCGTGACGGGCTCCTCGGGGTAGCCCTCGCTCGCGAGCACAACCGTGACGGCGGCTTCGTCGCTGAACTCCGGCCAGGCGTGCGAGGCAAGTTCGCCGCTTGCCGCGGCCATGAGCAGCTCGCTCAGCGGTGTGATGAGTCGCGGGAGGACCACCTGGGTTTCGGGGTCACCGAAGCGGGCGTTGAACTCGATCACGCGAATGCCCTTCGCCGTGATGATGAGGCCGCAGTAGAGCAGGCCGATGAACGGCGTGCGCTCGCTCGCGAGCTGGCGGATCGTCGGCACGGCGATGGTCTCGATGACCTCGGTGACGAAGTTCTCCGGCAGCCACGGGAGCGGGCTGTAGGCACCCATGCCGCCCGTGTTGGGACCCTGGTCGCCGTCGAGCGCGCGCTTGTAGTCCTGGGCAGGGGAGAGCGGGAGCACGGTGTGGCCGTCGCTCAGGAGGAAGAGCGAAACCTCCTGGCCGTCGAGGAACTCCTCCACGAGCACCGGGCCCTGCTGCAGCCAGTAGTCGGAGTGCGCGATCGCGGCGTCGCGGTCGGGCGTGACGAGCACACCCTTGCCCGCGGCGAGGCCGTCCGCCTTGATCACGTAGGGGGCGCCGTATTCATCGATCGCTTCGATGGCGTCCTCGATGGTGCCCGCGCGGGTGGCGCGGCCCGTGGGCACGCCCGCGTCATCCATGATCCGCTTGGCGAAGGTCTTGCTGCCCTCGAGGGCGGCGGCGGCCTTGCCCGGCCCGAAGACGGCGATGCCGCGCTGTCGGAGGGCATCGGCCACGCCCGCGACGAGGGGAGCCTCCGGCCCGATCACGACGAGTTCGATGTCGTTGTCGAGCGCGTACGCCGAGACGACGTCGCCGCGGGTCGGGTCGAGTGCGACGACGGGAACGTCGGCGGCGATGCCGGCGTTGCCTGGCGCAGCGGTGATGTCATGGTCCGCGTCTTCGCGGAGGAGAGCAGTGATGATGGCGTGCTCTCGCGCGCCCGAGCCCAGAACGAGAATTCTCACTGTTCAACACTACCGAGCCGCGCTGAGGGGCGGCTGCCGAAGTAGCGTGGGGTCATGCCCCCCAAGCGCATCCCCGACGCCATCGGACAGGCCGCCGTTCGAGGCGCGCTCGCTGGAACGACCGCCGACCTGCCGACCGCAGTCCGCTACCTCCTCCAGGTGCTCGCCACCACCGCGGAGGGCAACACTGTGGAGGTGCGGGTTCCGCCGTACGGCGCGGTGCAGGCGATCGAGGGTCCGCGGCACACGCGAGGAACTCCACCGAACGTGATCGAGTTGGGCGGGGAGGCGTGGCTGGCGCTCGCGACGGGAAGCCTGGGGTGGGCGGATGCCGTGGCATCCGGTGCCGTGTCAGCCTCCGGCCAGCGCGCCGATCTCACGGCGTTCTTGCCGCTGCGGTGGGGGACAATGGGGGAGTGAGTACACCCGGTTCAGCCAAGCAGGTCGATGTGAGGGTGCGACGCGCGCCCAAGTTCGGCGCATTCATCGTGGTCGGCGCCGGTATCGCGCTCATCGCGACGCTCATCGTCACGGCGCTGTTCCCCTCTGACCCGAGCGTCGGCTACCCGGCGCTCGTCGCCTACTTCAGCCTCTTCACGATTCCCGCCGGCATCGCCATCGCGGCCGTGATCGCGCTGATCGTCGACCGACGCTCCTCGAAGCGCGCGAGGACCCTCGCCGCCGAGGAGGAGACCGTGGGCGCTCCCCAGCAGCCGGAGCTGCCCGAGGCGCCTCAGCCGGAGTAGGCGGATGGCCGGGCGCGACGGTGAAGTGACTCGCTTCGGCGACCCGGCCGCACCACGGTGGATCAGTGCCTGGCTCGAGCGCTACGCCCGGGTGATTCAAGTCGCCGTTGGGGCGGTCACTCTGGCTTTCTGCGTAGTTCTCGTGTGGTCGACTCTCGACCGCGGCGAGCCGACGCGCGTGTGGGGCACGGCGATCGGGATTTCGCTCGGTGTCCCTATCGTGGCTGTGATTGTGGTGATCTTGGTCAGGTACTGGGCGCCTCTCAAAGCCGCTGAAGCTCTCGCGAGGCGGGAGAACCCCTCTGCAGTGACGCTCGCAGCCCGGTTGCCGGATGGCGCCGCTCGCAGTGCGTGGCCGGGGCCGCCTGAGTCGATGCCCGCCTCCCCGTTCCTAGTGATCGTCGCGGATGGACAAGGGGTACGTGTGATGAGCGTGCACAACGTGTCCGAGCCCATCCTCACCCTCGGCTGGCCTGAGGTCGTCCGCGTCGGGGTCGTTGAGTATGTGGAAAAGGGTAGGGCCTACGACGGGATCGCGATCTTCAGTCCGACGAACGATCGAGCGGTGGTGGTGCAGCCTGTGCGTCCGGCACCTGTCGGCATGTCAGCACTAAAGCGGGGCGGGCTGGAACATCTGACGAGGGAACTGCTAGCCCGCCAGACGGACGGCGCGGGCGCGTGATAGTTCTTCGCCTCAGCCGGAGTAGGCGGATGTGATGCCGAAGTACTCCTCGAGCGTCTGACCGCTCGTGTAGAGCTTGGTCGCCAGGTCCACACCGACGTAGCGCATGTGCCACGGCTCCCACTCGTAGCCCGTGATGCTCTCCTTGTTCGGTGGGTAGCGGATGATGAGGCCGAACCTGTGAGCGTTGTCGCGCACGTACTGGCCTTCGGCCGTGTCGGCGAAGGCGTGGTCGATCGTGTTCAGGTCGAAGGCGAGACCGCTCTGGTGCTCGCTGTGTCCCGGGCGCGCTGACGTGCGGTCGGCTCCCGCCTGGCCGAGGGTTGCCACGTAGTTTCCATACACGGCGACCTGGGTGTCGTAGGACCGGAAGCCGCTCGAGATGTAGAGGCCTAGCCCGTACGCGGCCGCCTCGGCCTGCATCGCGTTGAACGCCGCCTGCGTCTCCGCAGTGAGGCCGTCGCCATACCAGGACGGCAGTGGGTAGGTCTTGTTCACGATGAGAACGCCCTGGATGTAGGTGGGCTGGAGGCCCGAGGCATCCGGCTCGCTTTCGCCACTGGCCTCGTTGTGGGATGCCACCGCGGCGCCCCATGCGCCTTGGTACGCAGTCACGAGAGCCGCGAGGTCTGCGTTGCTCGCGGGCTTCTCGAGGGCTGCGACGGCCGCGGCGTAGGCGTCCTTGGTCTCCTGGGAGGCGAGTTCCGGCGGCGCGGTGGCAGCGCCCTTCTCGTGGGCGGATGCCACGACAGCAGCCGCGTTGCGTGCGAGTGCGGTGCGCGCATCCTCGATCGCCTTCGTCTCCGCGTCGGTCGCAGTCGTCTCGTCCGCGAGTTGTTCGACGAGCAAACCGATCTCGGCCACGGCGTCGGGAATCTGCGCGGTGTCAGCGGGGACGCTCTGCGCCGGCACGGCAGATGGCGAGGGAAGCTTCTTGAGCGTCGCCGTGCCATCCGCCGCGATCGTGATGGCTGCGGCCTTCTCGAGCTGCCCGATCGACGCCGACAGGGCGTCGCGTTTCGCGGCGTCGGCGAGCAGCGCCGGGTCGATCGCGGCCTCGAGAGCCTTCGCCTTCGCGCGGTCGTCGAGGGCATTCGCAGCAGCGGCGCCTCGTGCGGTGAGGGCCGCATCACGTGCCTGCTCGGCGTCGCTGAGCTCGTCCTCGGCTGTCTGGAACGAGGCGAGCGCCTCCTGCTCAGCTGCTTGACCTGCGATCACCTGCGCGACCACGACGCCGGCGGCCGCGAGAAGCAGAACGAGTGCGCCGCCACCGATGAGCAGCCAGAGTCGTGCGCGACGGGACAGTCGCTTCGATCGAAGCCGGTCGGCAACTTCAGGGGTCTCGACGTCAGGGGTCCGGGGTGCGTCACTCATCTCACGCCCATCGTCGCACGGACGGCCAGAGGGTGGATGCACACGTTTGTGGGCCACGCCGCGTGATGGGCGGCTCCGGCCGGCGCGTCGCCTCGTCCGTGTGCATCGCGCCGCGCTCGGCGGAGCGTCAGCTGAGCTGGTTCGCCTCGACCCACGCGAGATACTCGGGCGTGACGGTGCCGGTGACGTAGTCGCCCGTGAAGCAGCTCATCTCGAGGGCCGTGACATCCGACCCCTCGATGATGGCGGCCTGCATGTCGGCGACCTCCTGGTAGATCATGTGGTCGGCGCCGAGCTCCGTCGCGATCTCGGGGATCTTGCGTCCGTGCGCAACGAGCTCCTGCCGCGTCGGCATGTTGATGCCGTATACGTGCGGGAAGCGCACGGGGGGAGCGGCAGACGTGAAGGTGACCTTGTTGGCGCCGGCCTCGCGGGCCATCTGAACGATCTCT encodes the following:
- the purD gene encoding phosphoribosylamine--glycine ligase, giving the protein MRILVLGSGAREHAIITALLREDADHDITAAPGNAGIAADVPVVALDPTRGDVVSAYALDNDIELVVIGPEAPLVAGVADALRQRGIAVFGPGKAAAALEGSKTFAKRIMDDAGVPTGRATRAGTIEDAIEAIDEYGAPYVIKADGLAAGKGVLVTPDRDAAIAHSDYWLQQGPVLVEEFLDGQEVSLFLLSDGHTVLPLSPAQDYKRALDGDQGPNTGGMGAYSPLPWLPENFVTEVIETIAVPTIRQLASERTPFIGLLYCGLIITAKGIRVIEFNARFGDPETQVVLPRLITPLSELLMAAASGELASHAWPEFSDEAAVTVVLASEGYPEEPVTGRRITGLDKITDVTVAHAATAMVDGEFIATGGRVLSVVALGSDFTDARRKAYAALETIHLEGGHYRTDIAARVAQ
- a CDS encoding sterol carrier family protein, producing the protein MPPKRIPDAIGQAAVRGALAGTTADLPTAVRYLLQVLATTAEGNTVEVRVPPYGAVQAIEGPRHTRGTPPNVIELGGEAWLALATGSLGWADAVASGAVSASGQRADLTAFLPLRWGTMGE
- a CDS encoding phosphoribosylaminoimidazolesuccinocarboxamide synthase — protein: MTLPGWNHVYSGKVRDLYENPDQPGRMLVVASDRVSAFDHVLEPGIPGKGELLTQLSLWWFAHLPVPNHLVDDASEVPPNAMLVKSLDMYPIEAVVRDYLVGSGWAEYRETQTVCGIPLPSGLAEGDRLPEPLYTPAWKAPMGEHDENITFERTVELVGAEAAEAIRDASLSVFTTASAIAEERGIILADTKFEFGADPATGELTLADEVLTSDSSRYWDAERYAAGGADRLDSFDKQIVRNWLAANWDKTGTPPALPSEIVEQTAARYRELIERLTAQDTSGRAVRHDG
- a CDS encoding D-alanyl-D-alanine carboxypeptidase family protein encodes the protein MSDAPRTPDVETPEVADRLRSKRLSRRARLWLLIGGGALVLLLAAAGVVVAQVIAGQAAEQEALASFQTAEDELSDAEQARDAALTARGAAAANALDDRAKAKALEAAIDPALLADAAKRDALSASIGQLEKAAAITIAADGTATLKKLPSPSAVPAQSVPADTAQIPDAVAEIGLLVEQLADETTATDAETKAIEDARTALARNAAAVVASAHEKGAATAPPELASQETKDAYAAAVAALEKPASNADLAALVTAYQGAWGAAVASHNEASGESEPDASGLQPTYIQGVLIVNKTYPLPSWYGDGLTAETQAAFNAMQAEAAAYGLGLYISSGFRSYDTQVAVYGNYVATLGQAGADRTSARPGHSEHQSGLAFDLNTIDHAFADTAEGQYVRDNAHRFGLIIRYPPNKESITGYEWEPWHMRYVGVDLATKLYTSGQTLEEYFGITSAYSG